The following are encoded together in the Ictidomys tridecemlineatus isolate mIctTri1 chromosome X, mIctTri1.hap1, whole genome shotgun sequence genome:
- the LOC101971959 gene encoding melanoma-associated antigen 10, whose amino-acid sequence MPRAPKRRRYMLEEDLQAQMEKQALMDAQVSTAVDEEDTSSSSSTCSSSFPGSSSSTSSSCYPLLSSSPEEDFGYDELLSPSQSPLTASSSHTATTSTPCSQSDVSSQGEEGPSTSQSLTGSKSLSRSEIDEKVNDLVEFLLLKYRMKELTTEAEMLNSVIKNYQEHFPVIFSEASECMQLVFGIDLKEVDPSSHSYVLVTTLGLTYDGMLSEVQGMPKVGLLVLILSIIFMEGNCASEEVVWEALSVMGVCAGREHFIYGDPRKLITHDWVQEEYLVYRQVPNSDPAHYEFLWGPRAHNETSKMSLLEFLAKVNGSDPRAFPVWYEEALRDEEEKAQARVATTDDAASPARASFSASSSSLCPK is encoded by the coding sequence ATGCCTCGAGCCCCAAAGCGTCGGCGCTACATGCTTGAGGAAGACCTTCAGGCCCAAATGGAGAAACAGGCCCTTATGGATGCCCAGGTTTCCACAGCTGTGGATGAGGAGGatacttcctcttcctcctccacttgctcctcctctttccccggctcctcttcctccacttcctcctcttgCTATCCTCTACTGTCAAGTTCCCCAGAGGAAGATTTTGGTTATGATGAGTTACTAAGTCCTTCCCAGAGTCCTCTGACAGCTTCGTCCTCCCACACTGCCACGACCTCTACTCCATGCAGCCAATCTGATGTCTCCAGCCAAGGAGAAGAGGGTCCAAGTACCTCCCAATCCCTGACAGGTAGTAAGTCCTTGTCTAGAAGTGAGATAGATGAAAAGGTGAATGATTTGGTAGAATTTCTGCTCCTCAAGTATCGAATGAAAGAGCTGACTACAGAGGCAGAAATGCTGAATAGTGTCATCAAAAATTACCAGGAGCACTTCCCTGTGATCTTCAGTGAGGCTTCTGAGTGCATGCAGCTTGTCTTTGGCATTGACCTGAAGGAAGTGGATCCCTCGAGTCACTCCTATGTCCTTGTGACTACCCTTGGCCTCACCTATGATGGGATGCTGAGTGAAGTTCAGGGCATGCCCAAGGTTGGCCTCCTGGTACTTATACTGAGCATTATATTCATGGAGGGCAACTGTGCCTCTGAGGAGGTAGTTTGGGAAGCACTGAGTGTTATGGGGGTGTGTGCTGGGAGGGAACACTTCATCTATGGGGATCCCAGGAAGCTTATCACCCACGATTGGGTGCAGGAAGAGTACCTGGTGTATCGGCAGGTGCCTAACAGTGATCCTGCTCACTATGAGTTTCTGTGGGGCCCAAGGGCCCACAATGAAACTAGTAAAATGAGTCTTTTGGAATTTTTGGCTAAGGTCAATGGGAGTGATCCCAGAGCCTTCCCAGTATGGTATGAGGAGGCTTTGAGAGATGAGGAAGAGAAAGCCCAGGCCAGAGTTGCCACAACAGATGATGCTGCTTCCCCAGCCAGAGCAAGTTTTAGTGCCAGTAGCAGTTCTTTATGCCCAAAGTAA